The Castellaniella sp. genome includes a window with the following:
- a CDS encoding phasin family protein, whose product MSATPQNLLVSQKAVVDNFLAVQGTIFSSFEKLVDLNLKATKAALDDVAQKSQDATELKDAQELLALTSAWVRPEQAVSYGKDVYEILTGMQGELSKLAEAQLSQNQDRVAEVVEQIARNAPTGSEGAVAILKSSLATANNAYESATKAARQAASAAESNFTAATNATLKAAADVTKAAKPVTAKRTSAN is encoded by the coding sequence ATGAGCGCAACCCCCCAAAACCTGCTGGTCTCGCAAAAAGCCGTCGTCGACAATTTCCTGGCCGTGCAAGGCACGATTTTCAGCAGCTTCGAAAAGCTGGTTGACCTGAACCTGAAGGCCACCAAGGCTGCTCTGGACGACGTGGCCCAGAAATCCCAAGACGCCACCGAGCTGAAAGACGCCCAAGAGCTGCTGGCTCTGACCTCCGCCTGGGTGCGCCCCGAGCAGGCCGTGTCCTACGGCAAGGACGTCTACGAAATCCTGACCGGCATGCAAGGTGAACTGAGCAAGTTGGCCGAAGCCCAATTGTCCCAAAACCAGGACCGCGTGGCTGAAGTCGTCGAGCAAATCGCTCGCAACGCCCCCACGGGCTCGGAAGGCGCTGTCGCCATCCTGAAGTCTTCCCTGGCCACCGCCAACAACGCCTACGAGTCCGCCACCAAGGCCGCTCGTCAGGCCGCCAGCGCCGCCGAGTCGAACTTCACGGCAGCCACCAACGCCACCCTGAAGGCCGCTGCTGATGTGACCAAGGCTGCCAAGCCCGTCACCGCCAAGCGCACCTCGGCCAACTAA
- a CDS encoding zinc-finger domain-containing protein, translating into MSSTSNPTQKPDPIVVGAADLPVYCPGPDAPLWRMHPRTYIEVLKNGVAKCQYCGTEYVLREGDHPHSHEQAGIRL; encoded by the coding sequence ATGAGCAGCACATCCAACCCCACCCAGAAACCCGACCCCATCGTGGTCGGCGCCGCCGATCTGCCGGTCTATTGCCCCGGCCCGGATGCACCGCTGTGGCGCATGCACCCGCGCACCTACATCGAGGTCCTCAAGAACGGCGTGGCCAAATGCCAATACTGCGGCACTGAATACGTGCTGCGCGAAGGCGATCATCCCCATAGTCACGAACAGGCCGGCATTCGCCTGTAG
- the ccoS gene encoding cbb3-type cytochrome oxidase assembly protein CcoS, giving the protein MDGLFLLLPISLLFVLGIGVALWWAIFSGQFDDTQAAAQSVLDDDDRGCSAQD; this is encoded by the coding sequence GTGGACGGTTTATTTCTGCTGCTGCCGATTTCGCTGCTGTTTGTCCTGGGGATCGGGGTGGCGCTTTGGTGGGCGATATTTTCCGGTCAATTCGATGATACCCAGGCTGCCGCCCAATCCGTCCTGGACGATGACGACAGGGGGTGTTCTGCACAAGATTGA
- a CDS encoding competence/damage-inducible protein A yields the protein MPTQPDVSQHALHAPAPEPASSGLPVPRVRLIAIGDEILSGRRQDQHFTKLIELLQARGMRLHAAEFISDDEDDIVACLQRSFATPDLVFCCGGIGATPDDRTRQAAARALGVGLALHPEAARLIGERCAETAAKGQGSADMSIPENQQRLQMGVFPLGAEIIPNSYNRIPGFFIRDHSFMPGFPVMAHAMMAWTLDTRYACWHHQEIRIEHSFLVFGLPESRITPALEFLEQHWPGIRAFSLPNVGDRGGHPHIELGVKGAPEAAAQALAWLRDQVQALGGSLNPPL from the coding sequence ATGCCCACCCAGCCAGATGTGTCACAACATGCTTTGCATGCGCCAGCCCCCGAGCCCGCCTCGTCCGGCCTGCCTGTGCCTCGGGTGCGCCTGATCGCCATCGGCGACGAAATACTGTCCGGGCGCCGTCAGGATCAGCATTTCACCAAGCTCATCGAACTGCTGCAGGCCCGTGGCATGCGCCTGCACGCCGCCGAATTCATTTCCGATGACGAGGACGATATCGTGGCTTGTCTGCAGCGCAGTTTCGCGACGCCGGATCTGGTGTTTTGTTGCGGGGGCATAGGCGCGACGCCGGATGACCGCACCCGTCAGGCGGCTGCGCGTGCCCTGGGTGTGGGTCTGGCGCTACACCCCGAGGCCGCTCGCCTGATTGGCGAACGCTGTGCCGAGACTGCAGCCAAAGGCCAGGGCAGTGCCGATATGTCCATCCCTGAAAATCAACAGCGCCTGCAGATGGGGGTATTCCCGCTGGGGGCCGAGATCATTCCCAACAGCTATAACCGGATTCCGGGCTTCTTTATCCGCGATCACAGTTTCATGCCGGGCTTTCCTGTCATGGCGCATGCCATGATGGCCTGGACGCTGGACACGCGCTACGCCTGCTGGCATCACCAGGAAATTCGCATCGAACATTCTTTTTTGGTATTTGGGTTGCCAGAATCCCGCATCACCCCTGCACTGGAATTCCTGGAGCAGCACTGGCCGGGTATCCGTGCCTTCAGCCTGCCCAATGTGGGGGATCGTGGTGGCCACCCCCATATCGAACTAGGCGTCAAGGGCGCGCCCGAAGCCGCTGCCCAGGCGCTGGCCTGGCTGCGCGATCAGGTTCAAGCCCTGGGCGGCAGCCTGAATCCACCCCTTTGA
- a CDS encoding DEAD/DEAH box helicase, with protein sequence MTESTPTDSTAEPIVQFGQFGLHPGIMQAIQATGYVSATPIQAKAIPIALSGRDVMGAAQTGTGKTAAFSLPILHRLMPFANTSASPARHPVRALILTPTRELADQIHENVQRYSQFVPLRAAVVFGGVDIRPQKEQLRQGCEILIATPGRLLDHIEQRNVNLSQVGILVLDEADRMLDMGFLPDLDRIMRLLPPGRQGLLFSATFSPEIRKLGRSFLRTPVEIEAARPNATADTVTQIAYPLDTDAKRRAVVHLVKSRKLSQVIVFSNTKIGCSRLARQLEQDGVSAESIHGNKSQIERMKALDAFKAGTLEVLVATDVAARGLDVAGIPCVINYDLPRNPEDYVHRIGRTGRAGAEGEAIALFTPDEERYLLDIEKFIKTKIPRGELDLPRVSRRHPVGGHRSSGGWRAAEAPLDDFFTKPYVPAPAGQAVSGANVRPAAAPARYSVGVLLGGARKPI encoded by the coding sequence ATGACCGAATCCACCCCTACCGACTCCACCGCCGAACCCATTGTTCAGTTTGGCCAGTTTGGCCTGCATCCAGGCATTATGCAGGCCATCCAGGCCACTGGCTATGTGTCTGCCACGCCTATCCAGGCCAAAGCCATCCCCATTGCCCTGTCTGGGCGCGATGTCATGGGGGCCGCCCAAACCGGTACCGGCAAGACCGCTGCATTTTCCTTGCCCATTCTGCATCGTCTGATGCCTTTTGCCAACACCAGTGCATCGCCGGCGCGCCACCCGGTACGGGCCCTGATCCTGACACCCACGCGCGAACTGGCAGATCAGATCCACGAAAACGTGCAGCGTTACAGCCAGTTTGTGCCCTTGCGGGCAGCTGTCGTGTTTGGCGGGGTGGATATTCGTCCCCAAAAAGAACAGTTGCGGCAGGGCTGCGAAATCCTCATCGCCACGCCTGGTCGATTGCTTGACCACATAGAACAGCGCAACGTCAACCTCAGCCAGGTGGGCATTCTGGTGCTGGACGAGGCCGACCGCATGCTGGATATGGGCTTTCTGCCGGATCTGGACCGCATCATGCGGCTGCTGCCGCCGGGGCGCCAGGGTCTGCTGTTTTCCGCAACCTTCAGCCCCGAGATCCGCAAGCTTGGCCGCAGTTTTCTGCGCACGCCCGTCGAAATCGAGGCCGCCCGCCCCAATGCCACGGCGGATACGGTCACCCAGATCGCCTATCCGCTGGATACCGATGCCAAACGCCGGGCGGTCGTGCATCTGGTCAAATCCCGCAAGCTCAGCCAGGTGATCGTGTTTTCCAACACCAAGATCGGCTGCAGTCGGCTGGCCCGCCAGTTGGAACAAGACGGCGTCAGCGCCGAATCCATACACGGCAATAAATCCCAGATCGAACGCATGAAGGCGCTGGACGCCTTCAAGGCCGGCACCCTGGAGGTCCTGGTGGCCACCGATGTCGCCGCCCGAGGGTTGGATGTGGCGGGCATTCCCTGCGTCATCAATTATGACCTTCCGCGCAATCCCGAGGACTATGTGCACCGCATTGGCCGTACCGGCCGAGCCGGCGCCGAGGGCGAGGCTATTGCCTTGTTCACGCCCGACGAAGAACGCTATTTGCTGGATATCGAAAAATTCATCAAGACCAAGATTCCGCGCGGCGAGCTGGACCTGCCCCGGGTATCCCGCCGCCACCCCGTGGGTGGGCATCGGTCCAGTGGTGGCTGGCGCGCCGCCGAGGCGCCGCTGGATGATTTTTTCACCAAGCCCTATGTGCCTGCCCCAGCCGGCCAGGCGGTGTCTGGGGCCAATGTACGGCCCGCTGCCGCCCCCGCCCGGTATTCGGTGGGTGTATTGCTGGGCGGCGCCCGCAAGCCCATCTGA
- a CDS encoding M48 family metalloprotease produces MKPIRQRFAAQALCLALGLSGVAPLQAQPVGLPSLGAASAAELSPLVERTLGQAIMEQGRHDPTYIADLDVNQYLTDLGRKLAAKAPQPLEQTITVFAVRDPAINAFALPGGYIGINSGLVLAAQSESELAGVLAHEIGHVMQRHIARGITQQAQGTGLMVASMIGALLAALAGQGDLAMGMATFGQAATIDRQLGFSRSAEQEADRAGFQMMRQAGFDPRGMLDMFRRLMNASRLNEGTGGGYASTHPLSIQRMSDIENRLTEDTGGVSTMDAEFWFIRVRLALIQARSNEALQRLQQAFRGDIRDDQGSRKAAALFGLAWLDWKAGNMAAARQRIEQAQAIQGAPQLDMLLISLARQQGVAAALEASAQAWKRWPQNQGVADARARALQAAGQDQAAVKFLQAVVQQWPQVPDFLELLANSLERLGDKVQAHEVMARYFEQTGALPTAMEHLQQARNLSQDFYEQSRLDMLIRELRDHLENRRALLEPFRR; encoded by the coding sequence ATGAAGCCGATTCGGCAGCGTTTTGCCGCCCAGGCGCTTTGCCTGGCACTGGGCCTGTCAGGCGTGGCTCCGCTGCAGGCGCAGCCCGTGGGCTTGCCCTCTCTGGGGGCGGCTTCGGCTGCCGAGCTTTCACCCCTGGTCGAACGCACGCTGGGGCAGGCCATCATGGAACAAGGCCGTCACGATCCGACCTACATCGCCGACCTGGATGTGAATCAATATCTGACGGATCTGGGGCGCAAACTGGCTGCCAAAGCCCCACAGCCCCTGGAACAGACCATCACGGTGTTTGCGGTGCGCGATCCCGCGATCAACGCGTTTGCCTTGCCGGGCGGCTATATCGGTATCAATAGCGGTCTGGTATTGGCCGCCCAGAGCGAATCTGAATTGGCCGGGGTGCTGGCCCACGAAATCGGGCACGTGATGCAGCGCCATATTGCGCGTGGCATCACGCAACAGGCCCAGGGCACCGGCCTGATGGTGGCCAGCATGATCGGGGCCTTGCTGGCGGCCCTGGCCGGGCAGGGCGATCTGGCCATGGGGATGGCCACCTTTGGCCAGGCCGCCACGATTGATCGTCAGCTGGGGTTTTCGCGCAGCGCCGAACAGGAAGCCGACCGCGCAGGCTTTCAAATGATGCGCCAGGCGGGGTTTGATCCCCGGGGCATGCTGGATATGTTTCGTCGCCTGATGAATGCGTCGCGTCTGAACGAAGGCACGGGGGGCGGCTATGCATCCACCCATCCCTTGTCGATCCAGCGCATGTCCGATATTGAAAATCGTCTCACGGAGGATACCGGTGGTGTGTCGACCATGGACGCCGAATTTTGGTTTATCCGGGTCCGGCTGGCCCTGATCCAGGCGCGCAGCAACGAAGCCCTGCAGCGCTTGCAACAGGCATTTCGGGGCGATATCCGAGACGATCAGGGCAGTCGCAAGGCCGCCGCTTTATTTGGCCTGGCCTGGCTGGACTGGAAGGCTGGCAATATGGCTGCTGCCCGCCAGCGGATTGAGCAGGCTCAGGCAATCCAGGGTGCGCCACAGCTGGATATGTTGTTGATCAGTCTGGCGCGCCAGCAGGGCGTTGCTGCGGCCCTGGAGGCCTCGGCCCAGGCCTGGAAGCGTTGGCCTCAAAACCAGGGGGTGGCGGATGCCCGGGCGCGTGCCTTGCAGGCGGCCGGGCAGGATCAGGCCGCAGTCAAGTTTCTACAAGCCGTCGTCCAGCAGTGGCCGCAGGTGCCTGATTTCCTGGAGTTGCTGGCCAATAGCCTGGAGCGCCTGGGCGACAAGGTTCAGGCCCACGAGGTCATGGCCCGGTATTTTGAGCAGACCGGGGCATTGCCCACAGCGATGGAACATCTGCAGCAGGCGCGTAACCTGTCTCAGGATTTCTACGAGCAGTCGCGCCTGGATATGCTGATCCGCGAGCTGCGGGATCACCTGGAAAACCGGCGGGCCCTGCTGGAGCCTTTCAGGCGGTAG
- a CDS encoding EI24 domain-containing protein, whose translation MRHPVPAVRDSQVSNGLSLVGQAFRRALRSQLHPRMLAALFLPFLIATLGAVLLLWFFWTPLTDWLNQEASSWGVFNTVDGWLVAVGLFSLKLWLVPLMAVGLLLPMAGILGLVIAAVFVMPLVLQHLEHRQYQGLGRQGQHATVLGTWNAIWVAILFCLGWIITMPLWLIPPMPLILPVFWWAFALNRMLRVDAMIEHASPTERRLLWRRHSRQLWLIAGILGLINLIPLFWLVMPVFSALVYAHFCLTAIARLRAETVIDM comes from the coding sequence ATGAGGCATCCAGTTCCCGCCGTGCGGGATTCACAAGTATCCAATGGTTTGTCCCTGGTCGGACAGGCTTTTCGGCGCGCACTGCGCAGTCAGCTGCATCCGCGCATGCTGGCGGCGCTGTTTTTGCCTTTTTTGATCGCCACTTTGGGGGCGGTGCTGCTGCTGTGGTTTTTCTGGACTCCCCTGACCGACTGGCTGAACCAGGAAGCCTCGTCCTGGGGGGTGTTCAACACCGTGGATGGCTGGCTGGTGGCGGTCGGGCTGTTTTCCCTGAAACTCTGGCTGGTGCCTTTGATGGCCGTCGGCCTGCTGCTGCCCATGGCCGGTATATTGGGCTTGGTGATTGCGGCTGTTTTTGTCATGCCGCTGGTGCTGCAGCATCTGGAACACCGCCAGTACCAGGGCCTTGGCCGTCAGGGCCAGCATGCTACGGTGTTGGGCACCTGGAATGCCATCTGGGTGGCCATTCTGTTTTGCCTGGGTTGGATCATTACCATGCCTTTGTGGCTGATCCCCCCGATGCCGCTGATCCTGCCCGTGTTCTGGTGGGCTTTTGCGTTAAACCGCATGTTGCGGGTGGATGCCATGATAGAACATGCCAGCCCAACAGAACGTCGCCTGTTGTGGCGGCGGCATAGCCGTCAGTTGTGGTTGATCGCCGGTATTCTGGGCTTGATCAATCTGATTCCTCTGTTCTGGCTGGTCATGCCTGTGTTTTCGGCGCTGGTATATGCCCATTTTTGCCTCACCGCCATCGCCCGCCTGCGGGCCGAGACCGTGATTGATATGTAA
- a CDS encoding branched-chain amino acid transaminase produces the protein MSMADRDGVIWYDGKLVPWRDATTHVLTHSLHYGLSVFEGVRAYKTDHGPAIFRLEEHTRRLFNSAHIYQIKIPYTHQAISDAQIEVVRRNQLDSCYIRPIVFYGSEKMGVSPKGSQVHVAIAAWSWGAYLGEEALKQGIRVKISSYARQHVNVTMPRAKIASTYANSILANAEALDHGYDEAILLDTNGFVAEGAGENLFIVRDGVLIEPDIACALTGITRASIHQLAADLGIQVASRRLTRDDLYIADEAFFTGTAAEVTPIREIDGRQIGAGERGPVTAQLQKAFFDAVTGKTPKYHHWLSKV, from the coding sequence ATGTCCATGGCTGACCGCGATGGGGTGATCTGGTATGACGGCAAGCTCGTGCCTTGGCGCGACGCCACCACCCACGTCCTGACACATTCCCTGCATTATGGCCTGTCGGTCTTCGAAGGCGTGCGCGCCTATAAAACCGACCACGGCCCGGCAATCTTCCGCCTGGAAGAGCACACGCGCCGCCTGTTCAATTCTGCGCATATTTACCAGATCAAGATCCCCTACACCCACCAGGCGATCTCGGACGCCCAAATCGAAGTCGTGCGCCGCAACCAGCTGGACTCCTGCTACATCCGGCCCATCGTGTTCTATGGCTCCGAAAAAATGGGGGTCTCGCCCAAGGGCTCCCAGGTGCACGTCGCCATCGCCGCCTGGTCCTGGGGTGCCTACCTGGGCGAAGAAGCCCTGAAACAAGGCATTCGCGTCAAGATCTCGTCCTATGCGCGCCAACATGTCAACGTCACCATGCCGCGGGCCAAAATCGCCAGCACTTACGCCAATTCCATCCTGGCAAACGCCGAGGCCCTGGACCACGGCTACGACGAGGCCATCTTGCTGGACACCAATGGTTTCGTGGCCGAAGGCGCGGGTGAAAACCTGTTCATCGTGCGCGACGGCGTCCTGATCGAACCCGACATCGCCTGCGCCCTGACCGGCATCACGCGCGCCTCCATCCACCAGCTGGCCGCCGACCTCGGCATCCAGGTGGCCTCGCGCCGCCTTACCCGCGACGACCTTTATATCGCCGACGAAGCCTTCTTCACAGGCACCGCCGCCGAAGTCACGCCCATCCGCGAGATCGACGGCCGCCAGATCGGCGCAGGCGAACGCGGGCCCGTCACCGCCCAGCTCCAAAAAGCCTTCTTCGATGCCGTCACGGGCAAAACCCCTAAATACCACCATTGGCTCTCAAAGGTCTGA
- the ccoN gene encoding cytochrome-c oxidase, cbb3-type subunit I: MGTTGSSGASAETFNYRIVRQFTIATIFWGVVGMGMGVFIASQLIWPELNFNTPWLSYGRLRPLHTNAVIFAFGGSALFATSYYVVQRTCQARLYLDKLAAFTFWGWQAVLVGAVITLPMGFTSTKEYAELEWPLDILITLVWVAYAVVFFGTIVKRRVKHIYVANWFFGSYILTIAMLHIFNNLEMPVSAWKSYSIYPGVQDAMVQWWYGHNAVGFFLTTSFLGMMYYFVPKQAERPIYSYRLSIVHFWSLAFTYMWAGPHHLLYTSLPDWTQSLGMAFSLILLAPSWGGMINGIMTLSGAWHKLRTDPILKFMVVALSFYGMSTFEGSMMAIRTVNALSHYTDWTVGHVHSGALGWVAMITFGSLYYLIPRLYGRESMARPGLINLHFWLATLGVVLYIAAMWIAGVMQGLMWRATEADGMLTYSFVEVVKATYPFYAIRALGGLFFLVGMCLMAWNTWLTVRGQEGINPPVPLKTADPRDVPLTAVPASA; this comes from the coding sequence ATGGGCACGACCGGGAGCTCCGGAGCATCGGCCGAAACTTTCAATTATCGAATCGTCCGCCAGTTCACGATAGCCACCATATTTTGGGGGGTTGTGGGCATGGGGATGGGCGTTTTTATCGCCTCGCAATTGATATGGCCCGAGCTTAATTTCAACACGCCATGGCTGAGCTACGGGCGCCTGCGGCCCTTGCACACCAATGCTGTGATTTTTGCCTTTGGCGGCAGCGCATTGTTCGCCACTTCTTATTACGTGGTGCAGCGCACCTGTCAGGCGCGGCTATACCTGGATAAGCTTGCCGCGTTCACGTTCTGGGGCTGGCAGGCCGTGCTGGTGGGGGCGGTCATCACGCTGCCCATGGGCTTCACCTCCACCAAGGAATACGCCGAACTCGAATGGCCACTGGACATCCTGATCACGCTGGTCTGGGTGGCTTATGCCGTGGTCTTCTTTGGCACCATCGTCAAGCGCCGGGTCAAGCACATCTATGTCGCGAACTGGTTCTTTGGGTCTTATATCCTGACGATCGCGATGCTGCACATATTCAATAATCTTGAAATGCCTGTGTCGGCCTGGAAATCCTATTCCATCTATCCTGGGGTGCAGGATGCCATGGTGCAGTGGTGGTATGGACACAATGCGGTGGGCTTCTTCCTGACCACCAGCTTTTTGGGCATGATGTATTACTTCGTGCCAAAACAGGCCGAACGGCCCATTTATTCCTATCGTCTGTCGATTGTGCACTTCTGGTCGCTGGCCTTCACCTATATGTGGGCCGGCCCGCACCATCTGCTGTATACCTCGCTGCCCGATTGGACGCAATCCCTGGGCATGGCGTTTTCCTTGATTCTGCTGGCACCGTCCTGGGGCGGCATGATCAACGGCATCATGACCCTGTCCGGCGCCTGGCATAAGCTGCGCACCGATCCTATCCTGAAATTCATGGTGGTGGCGCTGTCCTTCTATGGCATGTCCACCTTCGAAGGCTCCATGATGGCCATCCGCACAGTCAATGCCCTGTCGCACTACACCGACTGGACCGTTGGGCATGTGCACTCAGGCGCCTTGGGTTGGGTTGCCATGATTACCTTTGGCTCCTTGTACTACCTGATTCCGCGCCTGTACGGCCGTGAATCCATGGCGCGGCCGGGCCTGATCAACCTGCATTTCTGGTTGGCTACCCTGGGTGTGGTGCTGTATATCGCCGCCATGTGGATTGCCGGGGTCATGCAGGGTCTGATGTGGCGCGCCACCGAAGCCGATGGCATGCTCACGTACAGCTTCGTCGAGGTCGTCAAGGCTACCTATCCGTTCTATGCCATTCGGGCATTGGGTGGGCTGTTCTTCCTGGTGGGTATGTGCTTGATGGCCTGGAATACCTGGCTGACCGTGCGTGGCCAAGAAGGCATCAATCCGCCTGTGCCGCTGAAAACCGCAGACCCCCGTGACGTTCCCCTCACTGCCGTGCCGGCATCGGCTTAA
- a CDS encoding IclR family transcriptional regulator yields MARLSSSRPAESSLSPALHDSATESGPVTIQVLDRAMRILDALASQRDPIALKDLAAATGLHASTTHRILADLAVGRYVERVDSGLYRLGMRLLELGSLVKGRLDVRTAAIGPMRELHRQTGQTVNLSLVQGDEIVYIERAWSERSGMQVVRAIGGRAPLHLTSTGKLFLATWDARAVRSYAMRTGLSGTTRNSLTQLDQLERELALVRRHGYSRDNEELELGVRCIAAGVYDDTGTLLAGLSLSAPAERMRDDWIPLLLTATSSISEALGYEAQH; encoded by the coding sequence ATGGCCCGTTTATCCAGCTCTCGTCCCGCCGAGTCGTCTCTCTCACCAGCGCTGCATGATTCAGCGACTGAGTCAGGTCCTGTCACCATACAGGTGCTGGATCGGGCCATGCGTATTCTGGATGCGCTGGCCAGTCAACGCGATCCCATCGCCCTGAAGGATCTGGCGGCCGCTACTGGTCTGCATGCCTCCACCACCCACCGCATTCTGGCTGACTTGGCAGTGGGCCGCTATGTCGAGCGCGTGGACAGCGGCCTGTACCGCCTGGGCATGCGCTTGCTGGAACTCGGCTCCCTGGTCAAGGGTCGCCTGGATGTGCGCACAGCGGCAATCGGCCCCATGCGCGAACTCCATCGCCAGACCGGCCAGACGGTCAATCTGTCTCTGGTCCAGGGTGACGAAATCGTCTATATCGAGCGTGCCTGGAGCGAACGCTCCGGCATGCAAGTGGTGCGTGCCATCGGGGGGCGGGCGCCTTTGCACCTGACCTCCACCGGCAAGCTTTTCCTGGCCACCTGGGACGCGCGCGCCGTGCGCAGCTATGCCATGCGCACAGGATTGTCAGGCACCACCCGCAACAGCCTCACCCAGCTGGATCAACTCGAACGCGAACTCGCCCTGGTGCGTCGCCATGGTTATTCACGCGACAACGAAGAACTCGAACTCGGCGTGCGCTGCATTGCCGCCGGGGTGTATGACGACACCGGAACTTTGCTGGCGGGGCTCTCCCTATCGGCCCCCGCCGAGCGCATGCGCGACGATTGGATTCCCCTGCTGCTGACGGCCACCTCCAGTATTTCCGAAGCCCTGGGCTACGAGGCACAACATTAG
- the ccoO gene encoding cytochrome-c oxidase, cbb3-type subunit II — MSGTKKRFSHELLERNVGLLIFFSILVVSFSGLAQIVPLFFQHSTTTPVEGVVPYESLRLVGRDIYIREGCVGCHSQQIRKLQSEVQRYGPYSVAGESVYEHPFLWGSKRTGPDLARVGQRYSDEWHRIHLRNPRDVVKESNMPSYPWLQKNTVEGADVQDRMKALRMIGVPYTDADIEAAPQALVGKTEEDAVVAYLQGLGVASRAAAEAIMKTGEQ; from the coding sequence ATGTCTGGTACAAAAAAACGTTTTTCTCACGAGTTGCTGGAGCGCAACGTCGGGCTGCTGATTTTCTTCAGCATTCTGGTGGTGTCTTTCTCTGGTCTGGCGCAGATCGTGCCGCTGTTTTTCCAGCACTCCACCACCACGCCCGTCGAGGGTGTGGTCCCCTACGAATCCTTACGGTTGGTGGGGCGCGACATCTATATTCGTGAGGGCTGCGTGGGCTGCCATTCGCAGCAGATTCGCAAGCTGCAGTCCGAGGTTCAGCGCTATGGGCCCTACTCGGTGGCAGGCGAATCCGTCTACGAGCACCCATTTCTGTGGGGCTCCAAGCGCACCGGCCCTGATCTGGCCCGGGTCGGCCAACGGTATTCGGACGAGTGGCACCGCATTCACTTGCGCAACCCGCGTGATGTGGTGAAGGAATCCAATATGCCGTCGTATCCCTGGTTGCAGAAAAACACAGTCGAAGGGGCTGATGTCCAGGATCGCATGAAGGCCTTGCGCATGATTGGCGTGCCGTACACCGATGCGGACATCGAGGCTGCACCGCAGGCGCTGGTCGGCAAGACCGAGGAAGATGCCGTGGTGGCCTATCTGCAGGGCCTGGGCGTAGCCAGCCGTGCAGCCGCCGAAGCAATCATGAAAACCGGGGAGCAATGA
- a CDS encoding thioredoxin family protein yields the protein MKLFNPHTDLSALRTRLTEDHGLRVVCYCAAWCRTCDTYRPALETLAGQLPHWTFIWVDIEDSPGWLGDEDIENFPTVLVQDRVGTRFWGVQLPYVEHLQRLLEGAEHLPVTADGPGQVDQLVQT from the coding sequence ATGAAACTATTCAACCCCCACACTGACTTGTCGGCCCTGCGCACCCGTTTGACGGAAGATCACGGACTGCGCGTGGTCTGTTATTGCGCCGCCTGGTGCCGCACCTGCGATACCTATAGGCCTGCCCTGGAGACCCTGGCTGGGCAGTTGCCGCACTGGACTTTCATCTGGGTGGATATCGAAGACAGCCCCGGCTGGCTGGGGGATGAAGACATCGAAAACTTCCCGACGGTCCTGGTGCAAGACCGCGTCGGCACCCGTTTTTGGGGCGTGCAACTGCCATATGTCGAACACCTGCAGCGCCTGCTGGAGGGGGCGGAACACCTGCCTGTCACTGCCGACGGCCCTGGTCAGGTGGATCAGTTGGTGCAAACCTGA